From the genome of Clostridium sp. BNL1100, one region includes:
- a CDS encoding DUF3243 domain-containing protein — MHSDSETSEWEKWKSSLGKVVNTAEAAGMSERAVDSIAYRVGNVLNAVVDPNNVHQRVLKELWKVGDDEEKKTLANMIVKLVKSD; from the coding sequence ATGCATTCTGATTCAGAAACTTCTGAATGGGAGAAATGGAAATCCAGCCTGGGAAAGGTAGTGAATACAGCAGAGGCAGCAGGCATGTCGGAACGGGCAGTTGACAGTATTGCATATAGAGTCGGGAACGTACTTAATGCAGTTGTTGATCCGAACAATGTTCATCAACGGGTTTTGAAAGAACTGTGGAAAGTAGGAGATGATGAAGAAAAAAAGACACTTGCCAATATGATTGTAAAATTGGTAAAAAGCGATTAG
- a CDS encoding FMN-binding protein, protein MKKIFALVITLGLVLSMSACNKATTPGPSTTSPSPTLKTPTTTSPTTPTSPAQTSPTPGKASPSPTTTTPTKSAQAGSYKDGTYSAKGDPWENGQEEAMVTVKNGKISGVSLKRLTKDGKAEVDYSLFDGKVHNGKQYPNLKEFKETMAKNMVEKQSAQVDTIASATTTTKNWTIAAQRALDKAKK, encoded by the coding sequence ATGAAAAAGATTTTTGCATTAGTTATAACATTAGGGTTAGTTTTAAGTATGTCAGCATGTAATAAGGCCACTACACCGGGACCTTCAACAACATCACCGTCACCGACTTTAAAGACACCGACCACTACATCACCTACTACACCTACATCACCTGCTCAAACCTCTCCAACACCGGGAAAAGCATCTCCGTCACCAACAACAACTACTCCTACAAAGTCAGCTCAGGCAGGAAGCTATAAAGATGGAACCTATTCTGCAAAAGGTGACCCATGGGAAAATGGACAGGAAGAAGCAATGGTTACGGTTAAGAACGGAAAAATTTCCGGTGTATCACTGAAAAGATTGACCAAAGATGGTAAGGCTGAAGTTGATTACAGCTTGTTTGACGGCAAGGTTCATAATGGAAAACAGTACCCTAATCTTAAAGAATTTAAAGAGACAATGGCAAAGAATATGGTTGAAAAACAAAGTGCACAGGTTGATACCATTGCAAGTGCGACAACAACAACAAAGAATTGGACTATAGCAGCACAGAGAGCACTTGATAAAGCAAAGAAATAA
- a CDS encoding folate family ECF transporter S component encodes MYGNVKKMVLASLFIAIEIITTRFLSIQTPIIRISLDFIPLALSAIILGPYTAGVAAAIADIFGMLIFSRGGAYFPGFTLSAFVSGFLYGFILNQKQITVKRCFFAVLTVIISTSVVLNTIWLVIITNKAAFAILSARVVKDLIMLPIQTFFIYYVWRAIESTVKNTLILNKTF; translated from the coding sequence GTGTACGGAAATGTCAAAAAAATGGTTTTGGCAAGTCTTTTTATTGCCATTGAAATTATCACTACAAGATTTTTATCTATTCAGACTCCAATTATCAGAATATCATTGGACTTTATCCCTCTAGCCTTATCGGCAATTATACTTGGCCCTTATACAGCAGGTGTGGCAGCTGCGATAGCAGATATTTTCGGTATGTTGATTTTTTCTAGAGGAGGAGCCTACTTCCCGGGGTTTACATTAAGTGCTTTTGTATCGGGGTTCTTGTACGGATTCATCCTAAATCAAAAGCAGATAACAGTAAAAAGATGCTTTTTTGCAGTTCTCACAGTAATAATTTCAACATCCGTTGTACTCAACACAATCTGGCTGGTGATTATAACAAACAAGGCAGCATTTGCCATATTAAGTGCCAGAGTCGTAAAAGATTTAATAATGCTGCCAATACAAACGTTTTTTATATATTATGTATGGCGTGCAATTGAGTCAACAGTGAAAAATACTTTAATATTAAATAAGACTTTTTAA
- a CDS encoding toprim domain-containing protein, whose protein sequence is MTKDNRKNEYGNESISSLKGADRVRLRPGVIFGSDGLDGCEHSFFEILSNSIDEAREGHGNVIEVTRFADKSIMVQDWGRGLPVDYNTKEERFNWELVYCELYAGGKYQNNSGENYEYSLGLNGLGACATQYSSEYFDVTVFRDGYRYDLHFEKGENVGGLKKEKCKCDKTSTIQKWRPDIDVFTEIDIPLEHYQTVLKKQAVVNAGLKFILKDEESGETFIYLYENGIVDYVKEITKDTGFTEIQYYEGSAKGRDREDKPEYKVKMQFAFCFNNQTNLLEYYHNSSFLEYGGAPDKAVKNALIYEIDKSIKTRGKYNKDESKITFADIEDSLILVVNSFSTITSYENQTKKSITNKFIQEAMTDFLKQQLEIYFIENKIESDKIIEQILVNKRSRETAEKTRINIKKKLSGNVDISNRVKKFVDCRTKDITKREIYIVEGDSALGACKLGRDAEFQAIMPVRGKILNCLKAEYDSIFKNEIIVDLLKVLGCGVEIKSKHNKDLNTFDLANLRWDKVIICTDADVDGFQIRTLILTMLYRLVPTLLSEGKVFIAESPLFEITCKNKSYFAYTEKEKAEILTKLEGNKYTIQRSKGLGENEPEMMWQTTMNPASRRLIKVMPSDVEKTSMMFDVLLGDNLAGRKQFIEDNGSKYLDMIDVS, encoded by the coding sequence ATGACAAAGGATAATAGAAAGAATGAATATGGGAATGAGAGTATTTCATCGCTCAAAGGAGCTGACAGGGTAAGACTTCGCCCGGGTGTTATATTCGGTTCGGACGGGTTGGACGGCTGTGAACATTCTTTCTTTGAAATTTTGTCAAACTCAATAGACGAGGCCAGAGAAGGCCATGGAAATGTAATAGAAGTTACAAGGTTTGCAGACAAATCAATAATGGTTCAGGACTGGGGAAGAGGTTTGCCTGTAGATTACAACACAAAAGAAGAACGTTTCAATTGGGAGCTGGTTTATTGCGAACTGTACGCAGGAGGAAAGTATCAGAACAACTCAGGCGAAAACTATGAGTACAGTCTTGGATTAAACGGACTTGGAGCATGTGCAACCCAATACAGCTCGGAATATTTTGATGTTACTGTTTTCCGTGACGGATACAGGTACGACCTTCACTTTGAAAAGGGTGAAAATGTCGGAGGCCTGAAAAAAGAGAAATGTAAATGTGACAAAACGTCTACAATTCAAAAATGGAGACCGGATATAGATGTTTTCACTGAAATAGATATCCCTCTGGAACATTATCAGACGGTATTAAAAAAACAGGCAGTAGTCAATGCAGGGCTTAAATTTATTCTAAAGGATGAAGAATCAGGAGAAACCTTTATATACCTTTATGAAAACGGAATAGTTGACTATGTAAAAGAAATAACAAAAGATACAGGTTTTACTGAAATTCAGTATTATGAAGGTTCTGCAAAGGGCAGGGATAGAGAGGACAAACCGGAATACAAGGTAAAGATGCAGTTTGCCTTCTGTTTTAACAATCAAACCAACCTTTTAGAATACTATCACAATTCAAGTTTTCTTGAGTATGGAGGTGCCCCTGACAAGGCTGTGAAAAATGCATTGATATATGAAATTGACAAGTCCATAAAGACAAGGGGAAAGTATAACAAGGATGAGTCAAAAATAACCTTTGCGGACATTGAGGATAGTCTTATACTGGTTGTTAATTCTTTTTCAACAATAACCAGCTATGAGAACCAGACAAAGAAATCTATAACTAACAAGTTTATTCAGGAAGCCATGACTGATTTCCTCAAGCAGCAACTGGAGATTTACTTTATAGAAAATAAGATTGAGAGTGATAAAATTATAGAGCAGATTCTGGTTAACAAAAGGAGCAGGGAAACTGCCGAAAAGACCAGAATCAATATAAAAAAGAAGCTTAGCGGCAATGTAGACATTTCCAACAGAGTAAAGAAATTTGTTGACTGCCGTACAAAGGACATAACCAAAAGAGAAATCTATATAGTTGAGGGAGATTCTGCACTTGGAGCTTGTAAACTGGGCAGAGATGCGGAGTTTCAGGCAATCATGCCTGTAAGGGGAAAAATTCTCAATTGTCTTAAAGCTGAGTATGACAGCATATTCAAAAATGAAATTATTGTAGACCTTCTTAAGGTACTGGGCTGTGGTGTCGAGATAAAATCAAAGCATAACAAGGATTTAAACACCTTCGACCTGGCAAATCTCAGGTGGGACAAGGTAATTATATGCACCGATGCAGATGTGGACGGCTTCCAAATCAGAACTCTTATATTGACTATGCTTTATAGACTTGTCCCTACACTTTTAAGCGAAGGAAAAGTATTTATAGCCGAGTCACCCTTGTTTGAGATAACCTGTAAAAACAAATCCTACTTTGCTTATACGGAAAAGGAAAAGGCTGAAATTCTGACAAAGCTTGAGGGCAACAAATATACAATACAGCGTTCAAAAGGACTTGGAGAAAATGAGCCGGAAATGATGTGGCAGACAACTATGAACCCTGCTTCAAGACGGTTGATAAAGGTAATGCCAAGTGATGTAGAGAAAACTTCTATGATGTTTGACGTACTGTTGGGAGATAACCTGGCAGGCAGAAAGCAGTTTATAGAGGATAATGGCAGCAAATATCTTGATATGATAGATGTCAGCTAA
- a CDS encoding DNA topoisomerase (ATP-hydrolyzing) subunit A — translation MTHKNLVEQNITETLESNYMPYAMSVIVSRAIPEIDGFKPSHRKLLYTMYKMSLLTGAKTKSSNIVGQTMKLNPHGDMAIYETMVRMTRGNNALLHPFVDSKGNFGKQYSRDMKFAAPRYTEAKLDKICEEIFKDIDKNTVDFVDNYDGTMKEPVLLPTTFPSILVNANQGIAVGMASNICSFNLEEICKTTSALIDDENIVIEDYLKAPDFSSGGQLIYSEKEIRDIYNNGRGSFKVRAKYNYDKENNCVEIVEIPYTTTVEAIIDQIIELIKGGKIREITDVRDETDLSGLKLTLDLRKNTDPDILMKKLFKLTPLQDSFNCNFNILINGRPRVMGVRTILNEWLSFRVDCIKRQILYDIQKKSDKLHLLMGLKKILLDIDKAIEIIRKTEQEAMVVPNLMAGFEIDQIQADYIAEIKLRNLNKEYILNRVGETDNLIKEIAELKDIHGNDKKVKKIIQKQLSEIAKKFGKPRRTEIISDEQVEEITTEHFIEDYNLKVFLTEQNYLKKIPLVSLRANPEHKLKDEDTIVQEIETHNKADLLLFTNKYNVYKSKIYEIPDCKASSLGEYLTNLLGLDSDEKIIYITATDNYEGYMLFFYENGKGAKIGLSGYATKTNRKKLANAYYDGSPLIRMFFVTEDFELIAISSINKMLVFNTESINVKTTKNSQGVQILTSKKGSIMTSIKKLDEMVLSNIDYYRTKNIPAIGCYIKEEDKTEKQMSLDLE, via the coding sequence ATGACTCATAAAAATCTGGTTGAACAAAATATCACAGAAACTCTGGAAAGTAACTATATGCCTTATGCAATGAGCGTTATAGTTTCCAGAGCTATACCTGAAATCGACGGTTTTAAACCTTCCCACAGGAAGCTTCTTTATACCATGTATAAGATGTCCCTTTTGACAGGAGCAAAAACCAAGTCTTCCAACATTGTAGGGCAAACCATGAAACTGAATCCCCATGGAGATATGGCGATTTATGAGACAATGGTAAGAATGACCAGGGGTAATAATGCTTTGCTTCATCCATTTGTAGATTCTAAAGGAAATTTCGGAAAACAATATTCAAGGGATATGAAGTTTGCAGCACCCAGGTATACTGAAGCTAAGCTTGATAAGATATGTGAAGAGATTTTTAAAGATATTGATAAAAACACTGTTGATTTTGTTGACAACTATGATGGAACAATGAAAGAGCCTGTTTTGCTGCCAACTACTTTTCCAAGTATTCTGGTGAATGCAAATCAGGGTATAGCTGTTGGAATGGCCAGCAATATCTGCAGTTTCAATCTTGAAGAAATATGCAAAACAACATCAGCACTTATTGATGATGAAAATATAGTTATCGAAGATTATCTTAAAGCTCCTGATTTCTCATCCGGAGGCCAGCTGATATATTCCGAAAAGGAAATAAGGGATATATATAACAACGGAAGAGGGAGCTTTAAGGTTCGTGCAAAATATAATTACGATAAGGAGAACAATTGTGTTGAGATTGTTGAAATACCTTATACAACAACCGTTGAAGCTATTATCGATCAGATAATCGAGCTGATAAAGGGTGGTAAAATCAGGGAAATAACTGACGTCAGGGATGAAACGGATTTAAGTGGTCTGAAGCTGACCCTTGATCTCAGAAAGAATACTGACCCGGACATACTAATGAAAAAGCTTTTCAAACTTACTCCGCTTCAGGACAGTTTTAACTGCAATTTCAACATTCTTATAAATGGCAGGCCAAGAGTAATGGGTGTCAGGACTATTTTGAATGAATGGCTGTCTTTCAGAGTTGACTGCATAAAACGCCAGATATTATATGATATACAAAAAAAGAGTGATAAGCTTCATTTGTTAATGGGACTCAAAAAGATACTTTTAGACATTGACAAGGCAATTGAAATTATTAGAAAAACTGAACAGGAAGCTATGGTTGTACCGAATTTGATGGCCGGCTTTGAAATAGACCAGATACAGGCTGATTACATAGCAGAAATTAAGCTGAGAAATCTTAACAAGGAATATATACTCAACAGGGTAGGCGAGACGGATAATCTTATAAAGGAAATAGCAGAATTAAAAGATATCCACGGAAACGATAAGAAAGTAAAAAAGATTATTCAAAAGCAGCTAAGCGAAATAGCTAAAAAGTTCGGTAAACCAAGACGTACCGAAATCATAAGCGATGAGCAAGTAGAAGAAATTACCACAGAGCATTTTATAGAAGACTACAACTTAAAGGTATTTCTTACTGAGCAGAACTACCTCAAAAAGATACCATTGGTTTCTTTACGAGCAAATCCGGAACATAAGTTAAAGGACGAAGATACAATAGTTCAGGAGATTGAGACCCATAATAAGGCGGATTTACTCCTGTTCACCAATAAATATAACGTTTATAAATCAAAGATTTATGAAATTCCAGACTGTAAGGCAAGCAGTCTGGGAGAATATCTTACCAACCTCCTTGGTCTGGATAGTGACGAAAAAATAATATATATTACTGCAACGGATAATTACGAGGGTTATATGCTATTCTTCTATGAAAACGGTAAGGGTGCAAAAATTGGTCTGTCAGGATATGCCACCAAGACAAACAGGAAAAAGCTTGCGAATGCTTACTATGATGGTTCACCCCTTATAAGAATGTTCTTTGTAACTGAGGATTTTGAGCTGATTGCAATAAGCAGCATTAATAAGATGCTTGTGTTTAATACAGAAAGTATTAACGTAAAAACAACAAAAAACTCACAGGGAGTACAGATTCTTACTTCAAAAAAGGGCAGTATTATGACAAGCATAAAAAAATTGGATGAAATGGTATTATCTAATATTGATTACTACCGAACAAAAAATATTCCGGCGATAGGGTGTTACATTAAAGAAGAAGATAAGACTGAAAAGCAGATGAGTCTGGATTTAGAATAA
- a CDS encoding membrane protein, translating into MLQKISEKTVMVLSLVYLLITSVWNFVYLIQNKAAVYIFPLELFCIGVFLVIYRLKADKRIFAILLFIMAFCLKGFVAVRYNAIPQSDFKLIYNAAIKFAQGDFSFSNTKYFSLWSYQTGIVLYYGFLLKLGCNIIGLKICNCLFIAGVNVLIYLISEKLVGDKYTRFISVIYLFYPATFFLCSVLTNQHVSNFFILLGIYLYVFRKTNTLGNTVLAAVMIAIGNAFRPQGIVVVAAFVIWAMIELLNKNTDKKIKIKTAAGILGFVTVYMLLGKGMSMATQISGVNQNGMDNNFPLYKIVVGLNPDTTGCYSNEDAIKLISIKDSTARNQESLKIIKERLSDREKIKDLMIQKHKKMWVKMDDSIDWGFKYINQSSISLLGKHIVYENFKIRILKLEKIFYCFIFFMAAIGVFAEIKKSHYAKGFIPILLITLANFGVYTIIEIQFRYRDFQMIFIFILAASGVRYLAFLLKNSLELWHNRIYLTTVDKTIK; encoded by the coding sequence ATGTTACAAAAAATCTCAGAAAAAACAGTAATGGTATTATCCTTAGTGTATCTGTTAATCACATCTGTTTGGAACTTTGTTTATTTAATACAAAATAAAGCGGCAGTCTATATTTTTCCTCTAGAGCTTTTTTGTATAGGTGTTTTTTTAGTTATATACAGATTAAAGGCAGACAAAAGAATTTTTGCAATATTATTGTTTATTATGGCTTTCTGCCTTAAAGGCTTTGTTGCGGTTCGTTATAATGCAATTCCACAATCGGATTTTAAATTAATTTATAATGCAGCAATAAAATTTGCTCAGGGTGATTTTTCTTTTTCAAATACAAAATATTTCAGTCTGTGGTCATATCAAACGGGGATTGTTCTATATTATGGGTTTCTTCTTAAACTTGGTTGTAATATTATAGGTCTTAAAATTTGCAACTGTTTGTTTATAGCGGGTGTTAATGTTCTGATATATTTGATTTCGGAAAAGCTTGTTGGCGATAAGTATACCAGATTCATTTCAGTAATTTACCTTTTTTACCCTGCTACATTTTTCTTATGTTCTGTTTTAACAAACCAACATGTATCCAATTTCTTTATATTACTGGGAATTTACCTGTATGTTTTCAGAAAAACAAACACACTAGGGAATACTGTATTGGCAGCTGTAATGATTGCTATTGGAAATGCCTTTCGTCCCCAGGGAATTGTGGTAGTTGCTGCATTTGTTATTTGGGCGATGATAGAATTATTAAACAAAAATACCGATAAAAAAATTAAGATAAAAACAGCTGCAGGGATTTTAGGTTTTGTGACTGTCTATATGCTTTTAGGAAAAGGTATGTCCATGGCAACACAAATTTCAGGAGTGAATCAGAACGGAATGGACAACAACTTTCCATTATATAAAATAGTAGTGGGATTAAACCCTGATACTACGGGCTGTTATTCTAACGAGGACGCCATAAAACTGATTTCAATTAAAGATAGTACAGCCAGAAATCAAGAGTCTTTGAAAATTATAAAAGAAAGGCTGTCAGATCGTGAAAAAATAAAGGATTTAATGATTCAAAAGCATAAAAAAATGTGGGTAAAAATGGATGATTCAATTGATTGGGGTTTCAAATACATAAATCAAAGCAGCATATCATTGTTGGGAAAACATATTGTATATGAGAACTTTAAAATAAGAATTTTAAAACTGGAAAAGATTTTTTATTGTTTCATATTTTTTATGGCTGCAATAGGTGTTTTTGCAGAAATCAAAAAAAGTCATTATGCAAAAGGGTTTATTCCAATTTTATTAATAACCCTTGCCAATTTCGGAGTATATACCATTATAGAAATTCAGTTCAGGTACCGGGATTTCCAAATGATTTTCATATTCATACTGGCGGCATCAGGAGTCCGGTATCTGGCTTTTCTTTTAAAGAATAGTTTAGAATTATGGCACAATAGAATATACTTGACAACAGTTGATAAAACTATAAAATAA
- a CDS encoding peptidylprolyl isomerase, with the protein MNKNPIVTFELENGNTMKAELYPEIAPNTVNNFISLINKGFYNGVIFHRVIPGFMIQGGDPEGTGTGGPDYSIKGEFSSNGFKNDLKHDKGVLSMARTMVPDSAGSQFFIMVEKAPHLDGQYAAFGKVIEGIEEADRIVSVKTDYNDKPKEPQVMKIVTVETFGVEYPEPEKV; encoded by the coding sequence ATGAACAAAAATCCTATTGTTACATTTGAATTGGAAAACGGGAATACTATGAAGGCCGAACTGTATCCTGAAATTGCTCCCAATACCGTTAATAACTTTATTTCTCTTATAAATAAAGGCTTTTATAATGGCGTTATATTTCACAGAGTAATACCCGGCTTTATGATACAGGGAGGAGACCCGGAAGGAACAGGAACGGGCGGCCCTGATTACAGCATTAAGGGAGAATTTTCATCAAACGGATTTAAAAATGACTTAAAGCATGACAAGGGAGTTCTTTCCATGGCAAGAACAATGGTACCCGATTCTGCCGGATCACAGTTCTTTATAATGGTTGAAAAAGCACCTCACCTTGACGGCCAATATGCTGCATTTGGTAAGGTAATAGAGGGAATTGAAGAAGCTGATAGAATAGTAAGCGTAAAGACTGACTACAATGACAAGCCAAAAGAACCACAGGTAATGAAGATTGTTACTGTTGAAACTTTTGGCGTAGAGTACCCGGAACCTGAAAAAGTATAA
- a CDS encoding NAD(P)/FAD-dependent oxidoreductase yields the protein MNNSMYDVVIIGCGISGIFAGYELTKQNPQLKVVMIEQGHDITKRTCPIVANRTKDCIRCKTCDIMRGFGGAGAYSDGKFNFTTAFGGWLNDYLPDDEVMNLINYVDNVNVEFGATKEMFSTYTDEAKAIEKRALENDLHLLQASVKHLGTENNLEILKRLYNYLLERLELMCNTQVLNIEPCKDGGYAVELHDGQTINCKYLIAAPGRSGAEWFSQQCKRLKLDLINNQVDIGVRVELPAKVFEHITDVVYESKLVYRTKQYGDLVRTFCMNPYGHVVSENVDGIVTVNGHSYTDPKLRSENTNFALLVSNRFTSPFNEPYQYGKRIASLSNMLGGGVLVQRFGDLIKGARTNPHRLGQSFTHPTLNATPGDLSLVLTKRHLDNIIEMIYALDKIAPGTANYDTLLYGVEVKFYSSRLQLTNELETKLPNMFAIGDGAGVTRGLSQASASGVLAARTIINRISNS from the coding sequence ATGAACAATTCAATGTACGACGTTGTAATAATCGGTTGTGGTATATCCGGTATCTTTGCCGGCTATGAACTGACAAAACAAAATCCCCAACTCAAGGTAGTAATGATTGAACAGGGACATGATATTACTAAAAGAACCTGCCCGATTGTTGCTAATAGGACAAAGGACTGTATCCGCTGTAAAACATGCGATATAATGCGTGGTTTCGGTGGTGCGGGAGCATATTCCGACGGTAAATTCAACTTTACAACTGCTTTCGGCGGGTGGCTTAATGATTATCTGCCTGATGACGAAGTTATGAATCTTATAAATTATGTTGACAATGTTAATGTTGAATTTGGAGCTACAAAGGAAATGTTCTCCACATATACTGATGAAGCGAAGGCTATTGAAAAGAGAGCATTGGAAAATGACCTTCATCTTTTGCAGGCATCAGTAAAGCACCTTGGTACAGAAAACAACCTTGAAATACTTAAAAGACTGTACAATTATCTTCTGGAACGTCTGGAACTTATGTGCAATACACAGGTTCTGAACATCGAACCCTGCAAGGACGGCGGCTATGCTGTAGAGTTACATGACGGACAAACCATTAACTGTAAGTATCTTATTGCAGCACCCGGAAGATCCGGCGCTGAGTGGTTTTCACAACAATGTAAAAGGTTAAAGCTTGACCTTATTAATAATCAGGTTGATATCGGAGTAAGAGTTGAACTGCCTGCCAAGGTATTTGAACACATTACCGATGTCGTATACGAATCCAAGCTTGTTTACAGGACAAAGCAATACGGTGACCTAGTGCGTACCTTCTGCATGAATCCATACGGACATGTTGTTTCTGAGAATGTTGACGGAATCGTAACAGTTAACGGCCATAGCTATACTGATCCAAAGCTGAGAAGTGAAAATACAAACTTTGCACTTCTGGTTAGCAACAGGTTTACATCGCCGTTTAATGAGCCTTACCAATACGGTAAGAGAATTGCCTCTCTTTCAAATATGCTTGGAGGAGGAGTACTGGTACAAAGGTTTGGGGATTTAATCAAGGGTGCAAGAACAAACCCTCACAGACTGGGTCAGAGCTTCACTCACCCGACGTTAAATGCAACTCCGGGAGATTTAAGCCTTGTATTAACAAAGAGACATCTGGACAATATCATTGAGATGATTTATGCTCTTGACAAGATTGCCCCGGGTACAGCAAATTATGATACACTGCTTTATGGTGTAGAGGTTAAATTCTACAGTTCAAGGCTTCAGCTGACTAACGAACTTGAAACCAAGCTTCCAAATATGTTTGCCATAGGCGACGGTGCCGGTGTAACAAGAGGTCTCTCACAAGCCAGTGCCAGCGGAGTTCTGGCAGCTAGAACAATTATAAACAGAATCAGTAATTCTTAA
- a CDS encoding QueT transporter family protein: MNRNIRRLTVAAMIAAVYFVLTMIFYVTSFQPLQSRLAEALTVLPYFTPVAIPGLFVGCILANILGGNGIWDVVVGSLASLLAAYLTYKLTYNKPKRKWLAPLPAVLVNAVAVGIMLSVLYDMPLFATMLSVGVGQVLSCYVLGFPLMLLIERTRKLNELFKDIS, encoded by the coding sequence ATGAATAGAAATATCAGAAGATTAACGGTGGCAGCAATGATAGCAGCCGTGTATTTTGTTCTAACAATGATTTTTTATGTAACAAGTTTTCAGCCCCTTCAAAGTAGGCTTGCTGAAGCACTTACGGTACTTCCGTATTTTACGCCGGTAGCTATACCCGGACTTTTTGTAGGCTGTATTCTGGCAAATATTCTGGGAGGAAACGGAATATGGGACGTGGTTGTAGGAAGTCTTGCATCTCTCCTTGCAGCTTACCTCACTTATAAATTGACCTATAACAAGCCCAAGCGTAAATGGTTGGCACCACTTCCTGCGGTGCTGGTAAATGCCGTAGCAGTTGGAATTATGCTTAGTGTACTTTATGATATGCCTCTTTTTGCTACAATGCTATCAGTAGGGGTGGGACAGGTACTATCTTGTTACGTCCTTGGATTTCCATTAATGTTGCTTATTGAGAGAACAAGAAAATTAAACGAACTTTTTAAAGATATTTCTTAA
- a CDS encoding xanthine phosphoribosyltransferase: MELLKQRILKDGRVIGNDILKVDSFLNHQMDVALFNEMGKEFYNQFAHKNITKILTIEASGIGIACIAAQYFNVPVIFAKKTESRNLDSDAYLSEVFSFTKGKTYTIRVSKNYINSEDTILIIDDFLANGKAALGLAHIVEQSGAKLGGIGIAIEKGFQDGGKLLREKGFDVKSLAIISSMENGKLSFAD; this comes from the coding sequence ATGGAACTCTTAAAGCAGAGGATATTAAAAGACGGAAGAGTAATCGGAAACGACATATTAAAGGTTGATTCATTTCTGAATCATCAAATGGATGTAGCTCTTTTCAATGAGATGGGCAAGGAATTTTACAATCAGTTTGCCCATAAAAATATCACTAAAATTCTTACTATAGAAGCATCAGGTATTGGGATTGCATGTATTGCAGCACAATATTTCAATGTTCCTGTAATTTTCGCAAAGAAAACGGAATCCAGAAATCTGGACAGTGATGCTTATCTAAGTGAGGTTTTTTCCTTTACCAAGGGAAAAACTTATACAATTCGGGTTTCAAAAAACTATATAAATTCAGAAGATACCATTTTAATAATCGATGACTTTCTGGCTAATGGAAAGGCTGCTTTGGGACTTGCCCATATAGTAGAACAATCTGGAGCCAAGCTTGGGGGCATAGGAATAGCTATCGAAAAAGGCTTTCAGGACGGCGGCAAACTGTTAAGGGAAAAGGGCTTTGATGTTAAGTCTCTTGCAATTATCAGCAGTATGGAAAACGGAAAGCTTAGTTTTGCAGATTAG